A genomic stretch from Deltaproteobacteria bacterium includes:
- a CDS encoding ABC transporter, with protein sequence TETLEVHEPLWVIAGFAGAAVLGSGAGLVFCALAQMSRFVDRARGPLMRPLFWISGIFFVADQLPARARDALLANPVLHCTELVRAGWFPSYSAQYVDVGYVALWALSLWCVALTLERSVRGRIELT encoded by the coding sequence ACCGAGACGCTCGAGGTGCACGAGCCGCTGTGGGTGATCGCGGGGTTCGCGGGGGCGGCGGTGCTCGGCAGCGGCGCCGGGCTGGTGTTCTGCGCGCTCGCGCAGATGTCGCGTTTCGTCGACCGGGCTCGTGGCCCGTTGATGCGGCCGCTGTTCTGGATCTCCGGGATCTTCTTCGTCGCGGACCAACTGCCGGCGCGGGCGCGTGACGCGCTGTTGGCGAACCCGGTGCTGCACTGCACCGAGCTGGTGCGGGCCGGCTGGTTTCCGAGTTACAGCGCTCAATACGTCGACGTCGGCTACGTTGCATTGTGGGCTCTGAGCCTGTGGTGTGTGGCCCTGACTCTCGAGCGCTCGGTGCGCGGACGAATCGAGCTGACATGA
- a CDS encoding ABC transporter ATP-binding protein, which produces MIELRGVTKIYRTPFGPNVVLDELTARFPPKTAVGILGRNGAGKSTLLRIIGGAELPDAGSVIRRGLISWPIGFQGGFNGSLTGEENCRFVARIYGQCVDRVVDETRAFADLGNYFFMPVRTYSSGMRARLAFGLSMAIDFDAYLVDEVTAVGDQRFRRRCQEAFAARRERAALIMVSHRVETLKEYCSRCAVLQNGRLVMFDSVEEAADVYSRELAA; this is translated from the coding sequence ATGATCGAACTGCGCGGCGTCACCAAGATCTATCGGACTCCATTCGGCCCGAACGTCGTGCTCGACGAATTGACGGCGCGTTTCCCTCCGAAGACCGCGGTCGGCATCCTCGGGCGCAACGGCGCCGGCAAGTCGACGCTGTTGCGCATCATTGGCGGCGCCGAGCTTCCGGATGCCGGCAGCGTGATCCGGCGCGGGCTGATCTCGTGGCCGATCGGGTTTCAGGGCGGCTTCAACGGGTCGCTCACCGGCGAGGAGAACTGCCGGTTCGTCGCGCGCATCTACGGCCAATGCGTCGACCGCGTGGTCGACGAGACGCGCGCGTTCGCCGACCTGGGCAACTATTTCTTCATGCCGGTGCGGACCTACTCGTCGGGTATGCGGGCGCGCCTGGCGTTCGGGCTCAGCATGGCCATCGATTTCGACGCGTACCTGGTCGACGAGGTGACGGCCGTGGGCGACCAGCGGTTCCGCCGCCGCTGCCAGGAGGCGTTCGCCGCGCGGCGCGAGCGAGCGGCCCTGATCATGGTCTCGCATCGCGTCGAGACGCTCAAGGAGTACTGCTCCCGCTGCGCCGTGCTACAAAACGGCCGCCTGGTCATGTTCGACAGCGTGGAAGAAGCCGCCGACGTCTACAGCCGGGAGCTGGCGGCATGA